The window gtatgtatatgcTTTTCCACCTGGTAACTTAATTGAATATATGAACAGGCATTTGAGGACATCTACATGGAGCAGCGTCGGGTCATAAAGATAATTCTGGAGTATGCAGATCAGGTGTTCACCTATGTGTTTGTGGTGGAGATGGTCCTCAAGTGGGTCGCCTATGGATTTAAAACCTACTTCACCAATGCTTGGTGCTGGCTTGACTTCCTCATCGTAGATGTAAGATCATCAACAGCTCAAAAGCTTCTTCTTGTCTGAAGCAGATCTTGTTTTTGGTAATTGAGCAATTTCTTGGTTAATGCTGTCATCACGTGTGTTGTTTTCCAGGTGTCTCTGGTGTCACTAACAGCAAACATCCTGGGATACTCTGAGCTGGGAGCCATCAAGTCTCTAAGGACTCTGAGAGCTCTGAGGCCCCTGAGGGCCCTCTCACGCTTTGAGGGCATGAGGGTGAGGAAGGCACTTTAAACGCTGATACAGACAGGTGCATCAGAAGTGAACCCATCTACCTGTCTGTCTATTTTTATATGGTCTGTAAGTGCTGGCGGGTTTAGTATTCTaatggtctctctctctctttctctttgtgtgtctaaaGGTGGTGGTTAATGCTCTGGTTGGAGCGATCCCATCCATCTTTAATGTCCTGCTGGTCTGCCTGATCTTCTGGCTAATCTTCAGCATCATGGGTGTGAACCTGTTTGCAGGAAAGTTTTATTACTGTTTTAATGAGACATCCGGGGAGTATTTTTTACCTGAAGACGTCAACAATAAGACGGAGTGTTTTGCTCTGATTGAGGCAAACTTTACTGAGGTCCGCTGGAAGAACTTAAAGATCACATTCGACAATGTGGGAATGGGCTACCTGTCGCTGCTGCAAGTGGtcagtgtgaacacacatgacatcactgatggtATGTGTCCACAGGGTTCCATGGTTCATGGACAAAAGGGGACACTCTGCTTTCTAGAACTGGATGCTTGACAGGTTGCCTGCTCAATAGCCACcatattttaaatgtacatgGATGACCTtaactttatgcaaatgagaCACCGCCAATGTGATATGATGATCTTGAAACTCAAACACTCAAACTTAAACAACTAGGATGCATTACTACTAGCTTACATTGACATCCTGATCCTGTGGACACGTACCATGAGAATAAGTAGAACAATAAACGAAAAATATACATTAGTTTGTTGTATTGATCAGCTGAAGTCTTCTTTTTTGCACTGAAGCTTGGACCTTTTTCTCTTTCAGGCAACATTTAAAGGCTGGATGGACATCATGTACGGAGCAGTGGACTCCAGAGAAGTCAGTGTTATTTAAAGTGATATTGATATGTGTAGAGACACTTCATCTGGAACTAAATCTAGAACTGATTCTTATTGAACTGTACTAATGCTGTTCTTGACTTATACCTTGCCTTCTCTCTGGTAACCACGGTCACAATATTGTTAATGCAGGTGGAGTCCCAGCCTTCTTACGAGGCCAACCTATATATGTACTTGTACTTTGTGTGCTTCATTATCTTTGGCTCATTCTTCACCCTCAACCTCTTCATCGGAGTCATCATAGACAACTTCAACCAGCAGAAAGCCAAGATATGTTTCCACTCACTGATAACAAAGTCACTAAAACGTTAAGTTATATCATATTATTATGTTAACTAGGTTTTCTCTTCTGTCTTTACTTGGGAGGAACAGATATTTTCATGACAGAGGAACAGAAGAAGTATTACAATGCCATGAAGAAACTGGGCTCCAAGAAACCTCAGAAACCTGTTCCACGACCTGAGGTCAGCTCAATCAAGCCAACATAGTAAATACAGGTGTAAAGGTTTAAGGGTAGAACaggatttcagttttaatgAAGTCTTCTAACTGTAGTGTCCTTGTTTGTTCAGAACAAGTTCCAGGGTTTGGTCTTTGACCTGGTGACCAAACAGTTCTTTGACATCTTCATCATGGTGTTAATCTGCCTCAACATGGTGACCATGATGGTGGAAACAGATGAGCAGAGCCTTGAGAAAGAGACTATCTTGTATTGGGTCAACCTCGTCTTCATCGTTGTCTTCACCACAGAGTGCAGTCTGAAGATCATTGCTCTCCGTCAGCACTATTTTGCCGTTGGCTGGAACATCTTTGACTTTGTGGTGGTTATACTGTCTATCGTAGGTGAGTCAGTGATAgataaagtttatttttttaattcatcaaCAGCAGTGGCTCTAACCCAGAAGAAGAGGGTGCTTTAAATGTCACTCTTTGACTTCTTCCTTCCTCTTAGGTCTTCTCCTTGCTGACATCATAGAGAAATATTTTGTCTCACCCACACTCTTCCGTGTAATTCGATTGGCTCGCATTGGCCGAATCCTTCGTCTCATTCGTGGAGCCAAAGGAATCCGGACACTGCTCTTTgctttgatgatgtcacttcctgcaCTCTTCAACAttggtctcctcctcttcctcatcatgtTTATCTTCTCCATCTTTGGCATGTCAAACTTTGCCTATGTGAAGAAAGAGGGAATGATCGATGACATGTTTAACTTTGAGAATTTTGGGAACAGTATGATCTGTCTGTTTATGATCACTACATCAGCTGGATGGGATGGTCTGCTGGTTCCTATTATGAACACACCACCGGACTGCGACCCAGACTTTGAGAACCCAGGATCATTTGTTAGGGGAAACTGTGGCAGCCCGGGTGTTGGGATCGTCTTCTTCACCACATACATCATCATGTCCTTTCTGGTGGTGGTCAACATGTACATCGCCATCATCCTGGAGAACTTTAATGTTGCCACAGAGGAGAGCACTGACCCGTTGTGCGAGGACGACTTTGAGATGTTTTATGAAACCTGGGAGAAGTTTGACCCCAATGCTTCACAATTTATTCAGTACAGGTGAGTCACACCTGCATCAGAAGTGCTGTGGTAGTTATGGACTCTAATATGATGTGAGAAAACTGCTGGGGTTTTAATCGACTCTCGTGTTTTACAGTGAGCTGTCAGACTTCTGTGACACTCTGCAGGATCCTCTGAGGATTCCTAAACCCAACACAATCAAACTGATCCAAATGGATCTGCCTCTGGTTCCAGGTGACAAGATCCATTGTTTGGACATTCTGCTTGCACTAACTGCACAGGTAATATATTGGATTcacatcatatcatatcatatcatatcatatcatatcatatcatatcatatcatatcatatcatatcatatcatatcatatcatatcatatgtGCAGGTGCTGGGTGATGCAGAAGGAATGGATGCTCTGAAAGCCAGCATGGAGGAGAAATTCACGACAAACAATCCTTCCAAGGTTCTCTCATGTTTTATTCTATTCTGAGATTTTTACTAATTGTGATTGCCTTTATTCCATGAATAAGTACAGAATCTATCTCTACGATGACttattagattattattattacgtaCAGGTATCGTATGAACCAATCAGCAGCACCctcaggaggaaacaggaagacatgGCAGCCACAGTGATCCAGAGAGCATACAGGAAACACCTCCTGCGGCGGACAGTCAAACTTGCGTCCTAtaaatacagagagaagacGAGTGCACAGGTGCTACCACCGCCGGAGACAAAGGGACTCCTCTGTCAAAGGTTCAGTCAGCTGTATGGAGACACTGAGCAGGCAGTTTCTGGTGTTTCGGGTGAGGATTCTACCATCCGGGTGGAGCTTCAGAGTGAGTTCCTCCTCCACGCTGCCCCTCCACTCAATGTCCCCAACTTTCTGCAAGATGATAGCCTGAGGGAGTCTATCGTCTGATGACAGCAGACCAACACTttccttctgtttcttcttcctctgcactgtgtgaaCTCACCTGTCAAGCGTTTCCTGTCAGAGGAGCAGCAGTCCGTTGCAGAAATGACTGCAGATACAGTTTGTGACATTGCTTCAGCTCCCGAGCCACAGATGTCAGTGTCATCAGCTCTGATCTCTTCTGGCTTTAACACACGTTCTGTCTGATCTGGAGGAGCTTTGACAGAGCTCAGCCTTTATAGAGATTACTAACACATATTACTGTATATTACTGAATTGTGTTATCTACAGTGTATTTAGCTGTCGAGCTTGTTGAGTCAGTCTGTGCTTTTAACATGTACGGGAGCCAAATTTGACcagaaaaatacaattttattgGActattttgcttttattttttaaagagcAGAAATTCGAACAGAACAGAGATGCCATCTGGTTAAGGgcatttaaaaaataactttGAAAAGTAGTATTCTCATGTATTTGTACTGGAAAATGCTGCGACCCTACTGAGCACACAGTCCTGATGTTAACCCATATGACCTTACTCTGTTCCGATTGGTCAACATAGCTACAAGTGTTTGTCTTTCACTTGACTGGTGATGCCACAGGTGACGCTAAGTCATACATTATACTGTGCCCCTACAAAAAGttagttttctttctttatttctttctttctgtacaaatttgtgtatttttgtatgAAGTCTGGTATATCAGTAATGTTGTATTTTAGCTTTAGTCTGTGCAGTAATCCTGGATCAGCTCTTATTCTGCTTTCTTTACAACATCCAATCGCAGGTGACATCGAGATTGTTAATATAGCTTGTATTTGTCATTATCAAACCATCACTTCATGATGGTGAGTCATCTTTAGTGGATGGTCGATCAGTTTAAGGACGGTGAATGATACTTGTGACCTGCTGCAAAAAGAGATTAAAGCTTAATACTTTCCTGAACATGTGTTCAGACTGACCTGCTTCATCGTTACTACAGCTCTGTTTTCATTCAGGCCGATCATGTTTACCTTGTATGTGACTGTTCCTACTGGAAAAGGTGGGAACGgttccacttcctgtccagcaagGAGGCAGCGGGCCAGCAGCTGCTGTCGGATCTAAATGACCAAAGTTCAAATAGAAAGACAAGAAGAGCAACAGCTGACCGAGgattacatcacacacacacacacacacacacacacacacacacacacatacagatacacTAAGAAATGTTTTTCTGCTCAACAGTATACCAAAGCATTAACTGGGTGGAATGTCTTCACAATGATGGCAAACACACGAGCATATTGTGAGTTTGTTGTCttagtatgtgtttgtgtgttttagtttgtattgttgtgtgatttttgttGAGAGTTATTGTTGTTCACTTCAGCAGACTGAAAAAAGCCCTACCTATGTAACAGTGAAAGTGACGCAGGCTGAACACTTTtcataatttttgttttttagatgtGAATCATGTTTCTGATTCTAACTGACATACTTCCAGCAGAACCAGTTGAACAAAGCAATGACCTAAACCCTCTAATTTAGCAAGTTGAGTGTAGGGAAACATAGCAGTAACACCACCACAACCACTCTGTATGAAGCTGTTGCCCCCTGCTGGACCTTCTGTGACCATCACTgacccttcaaaataaaacataaggTATCAAAAAAAACTTCTTAGGTAAgtttcagttgtgtgtgtgtgtgtgtgtgtgtgtgtcatcactaGAGACACGAGATGATGATTAAGATGAATGAGTTTGTATTGCTGCTAGAAAATTCATATTAACACTGAGATAAACAGCATAAAGGTCAGGtacaacacacacgcactgaaATCATTAATATAACCatccagataaacacaaacacactgtttacataCAGTGAGGACAGATAATGATGCAACACAGGTAAAAAGAATCCTGCAAAAACATGTTTCTTATTGAAAATCCACAAACATGATGACCACAAATAACAGATTGATATGACGTATACAACCTTCCACTCAGCGCCTTCCACTCAGCGAGCTGTAATTTAGCATAATGACAAGCTAAACAACCTACCTGCTGGGAGTTTGGATGGATTGCTGGTAGTAACGACAGCTAATGTAATTTTCCATAAACCAAGCTAAAcatagccagctagctgtaacttgGCTACAACATGTAAAGCTTTTAGGGCCAAGCAGCGggatgctgactgcagttcactttgtggccacaggtgtcactattaacACAATGAGAACCTTCAGCTGTTGGTACACATTTTGTTATCATTGTTAATTAACTGGTCATTACTGTATAAGTCCTCAGAAACAAGACTCTGTCAGATTAAAAATGACCTTACAGACAGTCAGAACTGTCCGCCCGGCTCCTGATTGTTTTGATTGTCTCAGTTTCATGCAGTGTTGAATAAATTCAGTTTGTGATGTAAGTTGTCTCTGTTGAAACTCAGATCAGTGACAGCTCTGAATAAATTCACACCTCTGAGGACACAAACATCACACGTCTGACTGTGTTATTACCTTTACACATCAGGTTGGAGAAGGTCTGCAAACAGCGAATAATCAGATAGGGTACATAAGGCTGACGTTCAAACTGTTCAGAacaggattttattttaaaatagtGGTGTTCTGCTACACTCTGCAGTACCCTACTGTACTGTGATACAGTTTACATTACTCAGTGTGCTCTGCTGCACTTTATGGTGCTCTGTTTATATAGGGTGTGAATGAGAGAAACCTgatagaaaacaataaaaaaagttttaattaTCCATCCACAACCTTTTCTTTAGTTTCAAATTTTCCCACTGACCAAAATGTTTTGTAACTAAAAAATCTTTAACTAAAAATCAACATTTAACTTTCACCTGAGGATAATGGACCATCACTGTTTCTTCCTTAAAAACAACattctatttttatttcagcatcaatattattattagggTATTAATGTTAATTAGACACGTATACACACTCAGGCTTGTTAGTTCGTTTCATGTTTCTGTTGATGAATTTAATCATCAAGTTTTTTAGCTATAAAACCACAAAACTCTGAGCTGGACACATCAGAACGCAATACAGCTATATACTTAGATCAGGTCAGTCCGAACCAGAAGCAGAGGTGAACCAGAACTGATCCCCGACCAGCCATGGACAGAGGTAAGACATGAAGACCAGCACTTCCAGTTTAAGCCTATTTAATTTAGATCAAACTGAACATAAGCCATGAGTAGTCAGACTAACCCgttctgtctcacctgtgtctctctCAGTCTTTCTCCTTCTGTCAGTCTTGTATCTTGGTGTGTCTTCTCAGCCAATTACAGAAAACCAACGTCTGTTCTCCCTGGCAGTCAGCAGGGTCCAGCATCTCCACCTGCTCGCCCAGAGACTCTTTGCAGACTTTGTAAGCGTACAGCTAAATGGGACAAACAGGGCAGAGGCAGAGGGTTTGCATTAAtgatctgtgtgtctctgtgtattaTGATGTTTTTTAGGAGAACTCCCTTCAGGCGGAGGAGCAGCGTCAACTCAACAAAATCTTCCTGCAGGATTTCTGCAACTCTGACTACATCATCAGCCCCATCGACAAGCATGAGACGCAGCGCAGCTCTGTCAGTATACTATACTACAATCAGACCGTCACTGCATGATGAGCAGTGTCAGTAATCCCTGCTGCATGTATGTTAGTGCACTTATTGACCTAAATGGGTGATTGACTGTTCCAGGTTCTGAAGCTGTTGTCTATCTCCTATCGCCTGGTTGAATCCTGGGAGTTTCCCAGTCGTTCTCTTTCTGGAGTTTCTGCTCCGAGGAACCAGATCTCACCAAAGCTGTCTGAGCTGAAGACAGGCATCCTTCTGCTAATGGTAAGAACCCAGATCACTCTGTACACTCACTCCTCTACACATCCAGACCACTGTTGACTTACAGTTGATTCTGCAGGCCAATCAGAACGCAGCTGAAATCTTCCCGGACAGCTCCGCCCTTCAGCTGGCGCCTTATGGGAACTATTACCAAAGCCTGGGAGCTGAGGAGTCACTGAGACGAACCTATGAACTGTTGGCCTGCTTTAAGAAGGACATGCAcaaggtgaggaagaggagcaggataCCTTCAAGATGAAGATAAAGATGatcataatgatgatgatgatgatgatgaaataatgtttgtgtttacaggtggAAACCTACCTGACTGTGGCTAAATGTCGCCTCTCCCCTGAAGCAAACTGCACACTGTAGTCCAGCTCCTTTAAGTGTTAGCACTGCTAACAAGTGTTAGCACTCATATTAGCATAGGCCTTGTTCTGTGGTGTGTTGTAGCAGATTGAATAATATTCTCTAACATGAAAAATTATGTCTTACTGTCAAACAtgagaaataaagtgtgtgctgtgttgcaTTGACATGTGTGCTGTCTCTGAGTCAATGTGTTTAGCAGTTTAGTTTCCTGCCTGTGACTTCATTTCTATTCATAAACTATTCATAACTGTGGCACTGTGTGTATTTAATGTGCCGGTAATCCTGCTATGATCTAACAGTGCTGAGTGCTGTTGTcatgaactttaaaaaaaacgctCTTGGCTGTGTAGACAGATCTACACTGAAAAAACGGACTCTAAAATTTACTAAATTACCTGTAACATTTTCtacttaataatattaaaatcaagAGAATACTAGAATTTCttaagtaaaaacataaatatatactcATTTTTATCATGTAACAATCGAACTGTATGAAAAGAGTaagttttattatgtatttgAGCATAGTATTTAACTAATTTGTATTCACTGCACATATACTATAAATATTGAGTCATCTTTAATCCAGAAGTGTAGGTAGCAGTTTGAATCCGAGCATGCTCAGTTGAACGACATTGTAACGGACACACACAATggttgtggtggaggagctgcgcGGCTGGATATACTGATGTTCAATGTaagtatttctgttttacagttgtGACTGTAAAATACGTATGTACTGTGCTTATTGTGCAAAATAATCTGGTCAGATCAACCAGAGGCATTTTGGCAGCGACAGTTCTCATGAGTTTAAAACATATGCAGCCTAGTTTGACAACTAGCTAGGTGCACACGGTGAGTccttaatatttctttttaatgtgtggaAACCGAGCCACGTCGCACCGCTGCGACAGCGAGTGTGGTACAGGCCGTGTTGTGGACGTTATGTGCGGTCACTGGGAGGCTCCCAAGGTCTGACTAGCCCCGTCCACACTGAGACTGCACAGTAAAACATGTCAGGGAGAACTATAAAGATTAGTACTGCAGATTAAAACGAAGGAGCGAACATGTTAAAAAACTACTACCGTCAGTTATTGCCTTTGACAATAACGTGTCGCCCCCCATGCGCACCAGCTCTGTTGACGTGATGAAGTATCACTTGAATGTTAACACAAGCTAGCTGCTAGCCTGCAGCCTCCCCAAGCCTCACTGGAGCAGCTGTACAGACGCACACTTTGCAAGCAAGAGGCATCACTTGGCCCTGGGTCTGTTACTGTTTAGCTGTTCTACATGTACGTTAAGGCACGTTTGCAACAATAGCTGTAGTCATATTGTTTTCAGTATTAAGCCTTTTGCACTGTTTGAAATAAAAGAATTTGGTCTTATAAATagtattaaaaaatgattaattcatttttaaacttgtaattaatttgattttttttaatctattgaCAGAACTactttaatctgtaatctgtgtttgtgtcaacagaGAGCTGGATAGCACCCTCTTGTaaaaaacattgtcattcaGGTAGGTGGAAATCGGCTTAATGCAACATAAAGTGTTTGTAATATTGTTGAAACACATgtggtgtttgttcattcacagGGTGATGTCTTTTCTAACACAAGCCCAGGCAGTGGACAGCTGAGGTCTTGGGAGGACAGGCTGACTGGTTTCTGGTGTCTGCAGTGGTCTTACTGGTCTTTGCAAATGTATGCTCTTCTCTTCACATTTGACAGTTCATGGCATATAAATTATGGTTTAATATtgacacaaacatctgttcaCAGCCCCAGAGGATTGAGATGAGACATGACTCTGCTCTCTGGGACCTCAGACTGTACCTTGGtgtaaaagaagaggaacttTTTAAAGATTGCCTGGTAAGTAAAGTGTTTAATGTTCCCAAACTGTCAGACATGATTGTCaaatggtgttttattttgcaagtACAATCTTAGTTACGGTAAATAGAAATCTTCTAATCTCATCACTGTCCAGTTGTTTGCAATTTTTCCCTAAATCTTTGTAATAGCTGTATTAACATTTTTCCACACATATCTTTTGTAATGTGCGAGAGATCTGCATCCTTGTTCCACACACCCTCCAATGATGTTGTGTATCAAGATGTTCTATTTGTATAGGGCCAGCTGATtggaaaataattttgttttgtttagtgtgaTCTAATCTTTATTTAATGATGCATGGATGGTTCCTGTCTGAAGAACAATAACTTcgatttttaaatgtatgcattttaatttgtgttgtacATTGTATGCAGGTGGGCTGCTGGGTGGAAGACATGGAACACATCCTGAAGATCTTCATGTACCATGAAGTGGAAGCAGAGGATCCAGTGGAAGCCTCCATCCTTCTTGAAGGCAGGGGTGTAGTGGCATGTGTGCTCCTCATTGGGACTTATTTAAGCACTTAAGTTTGACTACGCTCAACCACTCCCCTACACATTTGAAGTCTTGCAGAACTGTCTTTAAAAGCAAGGTACTAATAGACTTATGTATTGTTACTGTTGTCAATCAGATATGTCTCATGTCATACAcaccatttcatattttatgctgaggTCAAAACCAGTGACAATTTCTTATTTTTGGTAACTTTGTTATTACAAGgaaactgaaacatcagcagcctTCAGTACCATTGTCCTTTTTCTATGACCGGTCTAAATCAGtgggtaaatgttttataaattgaTATAAGTCATGCCACTGTGGCCACTGTTACAATTATGGATGCTTAGATCAAATTGTTCAACACAAAagttccaataaaaaaaaaaaggtatttggccgtgtttgtgtgttgtgatttgtcatttacatttatcaaattcctgcatcattttttaattacagtgagtagaatttgttgtaaataattaataaaatagggagaaagaaataaattcTACTTAGTTCTTTCATAACTAAAAGGTAAAATTTACTTAatgttttaatcacattaattaaataaataatactctttacttaattttttaaataaaaataacatatcaacttaaatgcatttaagtaacatttacttaATATATTCACAAAAGTAGGTTCTAAACTTACCAGTATTGAGTaatctacaaagtaagtcttacttattattgcagcattaaaatttacttaaaaaataTTCGTGCAAATTGTTACAgaaatttttttaagtaaatcttacaagtcatttctttcagtgtaCCTTGTTTTTAACAGGACACTTTGGATAAGTGTTGCCTGTTTTACTGATGGTGAGTAAACATTAAATACAAGCTTTATAAATTGTCTTGTTACAATAAGTTACTATTGCTACATTTGTTTCAATTTGTATGGGAAAAACATTAGTACCACAAAGAGCTtcagatatttttttattaattaataaaaaaatcaaagaaattaaaaaataactaTTTTGTTATACATTAAAAAAGATGGCAAGATGTGATAATGAATCAATTAGTCTGTAAAACCTACAGTAAATGCAAATACGGTTACAACAGTCTATCTATGGCAAAGACCAACCCATAACAGATGAAGAACTGCAGAACTGCTATGAAACTATACACCCCGGACAGTAGATGGCGGTGTGCAGCTTCAAAGTCGACAGAGAAGAATTCTTTCGTCTCTTTCCGCCTCGCCGTACTACACGCTTCGGGAGTCTTCGGTTACGTTCGGCTGGTAACGGTCGGTATGTTCAAATGTTCGGCTGCTGCTCGAGACTGAAGTGAAGAAAGAACggagagaaaagagggaaaTAGACGACAGGAACCGATAGACGGAGTCTTGAAGCGGAATGACGGTGCTGCAGGAACCTGTCCAGGTAAAAACACATCTTCTGGTCGTTGTCATGAACTGCGAGCCGTGTATTTGTGAAGCCTCTGCTACCTTGTCCGCCCCGGCCTCAGTGGCTGTGCAAGTCCGCGGTGAGAGAGCTGTCCCTCCGCCGCAGGCCCCACAGCCCACTGCTAGCAGCACGgatctgtttttgtgttattggtGTTAAAAGAGCGATGATAACGTGGTGGTTCGGGTTGTCAGGAGGCGTTAGGTTGACCTAATAAAACGCCAGTTCGCTAGCTAACACGGCTCGGTTACAATTCACACTGGTCATGccagactgatttaaaaaaatctgtcagaTTGTAGTATCAgttgttttaataaaaattaACTCCGCAGAAGACGTTTTGTCCTTTTGCGGCATGCTTAGATGTCATGCGTCGTTTCGGCAGACATTTAAAGCATAAAATGTCTTTTAGAAAAAAGATAACACAGTATGACTTCAGAAtcattcttattattattatgtacgGTACTGTGACTGCGGTCAGAATACCCCGCGGTGGCTGGTTTGAGCAGGGTAAACAGTTGTTAAAGTTATTATTCCACAGAGACaatttatgtgtgtttaaatgtatgcattCCGAATTAGCCAGAGGTCTGCGTCGATTGATATAAGGTCTGCTACATAGTTTGCGTTTCTGATCATTAGCACTGCGAAACGAATCGGTTAGAATTCAAATGGAGTTTTGTATTGTTAGCATTGCTAAAGCTGCGACGCTAACCCTAGAGTTCTGTTAGCAGACTAACGCGATGCTAACGTTTAGCTAAACGGCTTTAGTTAACAGCAATTAAGTTTATAACTTAAGTCCATACTTAACCGGGCATGGGTGTCATATATGCCCCCTTCTGTTTGATGTTAAAGTTTTATGTTATAATCTGCTCACAACAGACTGAAGTTAACCAAGCGCTGGTTAGCATTGTGTTGCTAACGCAAGCTAACGTCAGCTAGCTGCCGGTTGACATGAACACTGGTAGCTATTAGCTGCCATATTAGCTAGAGTCAGTAACAGTTATACAGGCTGGTGTTTAATAGTGATATAAAAAGGTTTCTGCTGGTTGAATTTCTAGATAGGTGTGTGGCAACGTGACTACTGCATCAGCACTCAATACAATACAAGAAGGTATAAATTATTGTGCTGACTTGAGCTGACCAGGTTCATAGATGTTACTTAAGACAGCAAACATTGTTTCTTTAATCACAGTACAAATCAGTAACCTGTCTGATCACTTACTACCTGTGAGGTGAACCTAGGTTAACACAATAGTTCCTTCCTTAAAAAATGATTCTATCTCTGTGTGACGTTAAATGTGATGTTGCCATTTACAGTGGATTACAAGTGTTTATTAGAGATTACATGAGGAACGGGAAACTGGTTTTTGTTTGACTATAATAAAACACTATGCTAGAGTAGAAATAGAATGTCTCTTGCGAGAAGAACTGATTATGAttgtgctatatatatatatacatcacACCTCACT of the Parambassis ranga chromosome 8, fParRan2.1, whole genome shotgun sequence genome contains:
- the gh1 gene encoding somatotropin, with the protein product MDRVFLLLSVLYLGVSSQPITENQRLFSLAVSRVQHLHLLAQRLFADFENSLQAEEQRQLNKIFLQDFCNSDYIISPIDKHETQRSSVLKLLSISYRLVESWEFPSRSLSGVSAPRNQISPKLSELKTGILLLMANQNAAEIFPDSSALQLAPYGNYYQSLGAEESLRRTYELLACFKKDMHKVETYLTVAKCRLSPEANCTL